In the genome of Saprospira sp. CCB-QB6, one region contains:
- a CDS encoding TonB-dependent receptor domain-containing protein, whose amino-acid sequence MKLTLLPIFLLYCVWSWAQGPMPPAQTTVLGQLVDTENKKPLEFATVSLYNLSDSLITGGITDMDGNFRIPGLPYGDYYAKLNFMGYEEKRIDSLRLELPTLNLGQILLKPDAATQETVQITANKSLLKLGLDKKVFDVENSGLGNSESATEVLRSTPGIEVDQDEQIKVRGKVVQVYINGKPTGLTGENQAAVLRQLPANSIKSVEIITSPSAKDAPDGGAGGIINIVMKRNLLSGFTGNVNARIGTNARGWRSEPVGPMFNKFNTGLGLNYKSEKLNLFSNVSWNRRGSYTLSEAYRFNQLPDSSYYFNTYRDSRRKNDNFWGRLGMDYYISPTQTLSMQVRGGAGSGLNTGQTQYDNFGQDSVFYSQEIRGRDGDAQDYNWSYNAVYSIIFPEKDSTGKPNLDKIGGMGDQHELVFDFQISNSQDQDVDYYGNQSYWPNGDAFTTAPDSQRIEDFDSRREIWARIDYTLPLPKLEGRLELGYHYRYQLDRSDFGYYNYVPQLPSLVNDSSRSNIFEYEQQIHALYGTYSQKFGKKWSGKFGLRLEQASVDPRLISTNESYPWDYFQLFPSLNLGYQMSKSAQMTFNYSRRIDRPGSWSTNPFPSFEDPRYLYYGNPYLQPSFTDKVELNYGNYVGQSGINIGLYASYNDNESTRVQTIDSLTGVIRSRPQNLAYNYQYGLDFNFNTSIFSWWTINLGGNLYQSHFDAEVEGQDLSYQTLGSSGNIFSSIRLQKIGLNISMGGSVWYQVRDIQGSNRPNFWHWVSVNKQLMDKKLRLSLWVQNPIYSNSYRYQRSTDSFRQSGIYEWENRVINFSMSYNFGKMNVKNKRRSQLENRSGGGDGGSGGQGGI is encoded by the coding sequence GTTTTAGGGCAACTGGTTGATACCGAAAACAAAAAGCCATTAGAGTTTGCAACTGTTTCCCTATACAATTTAAGCGACTCTCTAATTACTGGGGGCATTACCGATATGGATGGGAATTTCCGTATCCCTGGCCTCCCTTATGGCGACTATTATGCAAAGCTCAATTTTATGGGCTATGAAGAAAAGCGCATAGATAGTCTACGCTTAGAACTTCCTACGCTTAATCTTGGGCAGATTCTACTAAAACCAGATGCAGCTACCCAGGAAACGGTACAAATTACAGCCAATAAATCGCTACTCAAACTGGGCCTAGATAAAAAGGTTTTTGATGTAGAAAATAGCGGTTTAGGGAATAGTGAAAGTGCCACAGAAGTACTTCGTTCTACTCCTGGCATTGAGGTTGATCAAGATGAACAAATTAAAGTTCGAGGCAAAGTCGTCCAGGTATACATTAACGGCAAGCCTACTGGCCTTACAGGAGAAAACCAAGCTGCTGTACTTCGCCAGCTTCCTGCAAATAGCATCAAAAGTGTAGAAATTATTACCAGTCCCTCAGCCAAAGATGCTCCTGATGGTGGAGCAGGTGGAATCATCAACATTGTGATGAAGCGTAATCTACTTTCTGGTTTTACGGGTAATGTCAATGCAAGAATTGGGACAAATGCTCGAGGTTGGCGTTCAGAGCCTGTTGGGCCTATGTTCAATAAGTTTAATACAGGACTGGGACTCAACTACAAATCAGAAAAACTCAATCTCTTTTCTAATGTAAGCTGGAACCGCAGAGGTTCTTACACCCTTTCTGAGGCTTATCGTTTCAATCAATTGCCCGATAGTAGTTATTATTTCAATACCTATCGCGATAGCCGTCGCAAAAATGACAACTTTTGGGGGCGTTTAGGCATGGACTACTATATTAGCCCTACCCAAACCCTCTCGATGCAAGTTAGAGGCGGAGCTGGTTCTGGTTTGAATACTGGACAAACGCAATATGACAACTTTGGCCAAGACTCAGTTTTCTACAGCCAAGAGATTAGAGGCCGAGATGGCGATGCTCAAGATTATAACTGGAGTTACAATGCTGTTTATTCCATTATTTTCCCAGAAAAGGATTCTACGGGTAAGCCCAACTTAGATAAAATTGGGGGCATGGGCGATCAGCATGAGTTGGTTTTTGACTTCCAAATATCTAATAGCCAAGATCAAGATGTAGACTACTACGGGAATCAATCTTATTGGCCCAATGGTGATGCATTTACTACTGCACCAGATTCTCAACGCATAGAGGATTTTGATAGTCGAAGAGAAATTTGGGCTCGTATTGATTATACACTTCCCTTACCCAAATTAGAGGGACGTCTAGAGCTAGGCTATCACTATCGCTATCAATTAGATCGTAGTGACTTTGGCTATTATAACTATGTTCCTCAACTGCCCAGCTTAGTCAATGATAGTAGCCGCTCAAATATCTTTGAGTATGAGCAGCAAATTCACGCCCTTTATGGTACCTATAGCCAAAAATTTGGCAAGAAGTGGAGTGGTAAATTTGGCCTTCGGTTAGAACAGGCTAGTGTAGACCCTCGTTTGATTAGTACTAATGAAAGTTATCCCTGGGACTACTTTCAGCTTTTTCCTTCTTTAAACTTGGGTTACCAAATGAGTAAATCAGCTCAAATGACCTTTAACTATAGCCGTCGCATTGATCGCCCTGGATCTTGGTCTACCAACCCCTTCCCTAGCTTTGAAGATCCTAGATACCTTTATTATGGCAACCCTTACCTCCAACCCTCTTTTACTGATAAAGTGGAATTGAACTATGGCAACTATGTTGGTCAATCAGGAATCAATATTGGTCTATATGCTAGCTATAACGATAATGAATCTACTCGAGTACAAACTATCGATAGCCTAACAGGGGTCATTCGCTCTCGCCCCCAAAACTTGGCCTATAACTACCAATACGGTTTAGACTTCAACTTCAATACAAGTATTTTTTCTTGGTGGACGATCAATTTAGGTGGAAACCTCTATCAATCTCACTTTGATGCAGAAGTAGAAGGACAAGATTTATCTTATCAGACCTTGGGATCCAGTGGAAATATCTTCAGCAGTATCCGCTTGCAGAAAATTGGTTTGAATATCTCTATGGGAGGTTCTGTTTGGTACCAGGTTCGCGATATCCAAGGAAGTAACCGACCTAACTTCTGGCATTGGGTCTCTGTAAATAAACAATTGATGGATAAAAAACTGCGCCTCTCTTTATGGGTACAAAACCCCATCTACAGCAATAGCTATCGTTATCAGCGGAGCACAGATAGTTTCCGCCAAAGTGGAATCTACGAATGGGAAAATCGCGTCATCAACTTTAGTATGAGCTATAACTTTGGTAAGATGAATGTGAAAAACAAACGCCGTAGCCAACTAGAAAACCGCTCAGGCGGAGGAGATGGTGGAAGCGGTGGACAAGGCGGCATTTAG